A section of the Petrimonas sulfuriphila genome encodes:
- a CDS encoding SPFH domain-containing protein — protein sequence MALFNKIKQKAFGEFIDIIEWTDDTSDTMIWRFPRYNSEIKNGAQLTVRETQVAVLVNEGQFADVFQPGRHELTTSNMPILTTIRGWKYGFNSPFKVDVYFVNTKQFLNQRWGTANPIMMRDPEFGPIRLRAFGSYNFRVQEDPIPFIKNVAGTSGEFTTEGISEQLRNFVITKFTDYLGESKIAALDLAANMNEFSQELTIGLKDDFAEYGIDLTRFLVENISLPEAVEEALDRRTSMGVIGNMTAYTQMQFADSLKDSANNPAGGGNLAGDAMGAGIGLAMAGQMAGQMMNPQAGQFHGGQQPPQQAAPTPPPMPQQTTYHVAVGGVQQGPFPVSQLQQMIQQGQLTRDTLVWTAGMPAWAAANSVQELSQLFGAVPPPL from the coding sequence ATGGCACTTTTCAACAAAATCAAACAAAAAGCATTCGGTGAATTTATTGATATTATCGAATGGACAGATGACACGAGCGATACCATGATTTGGCGTTTTCCACGTTACAATTCTGAAATCAAAAATGGAGCACAGCTCACGGTACGCGAAACGCAGGTGGCGGTGTTGGTAAACGAAGGACAATTTGCGGATGTGTTTCAGCCTGGTCGCCATGAGCTAACCACCTCCAACATGCCCATCCTCACCACCATTCGTGGTTGGAAGTATGGCTTCAATTCGCCTTTCAAGGTGGATGTATATTTTGTAAACACCAAGCAGTTTTTGAATCAGCGTTGGGGAACGGCAAACCCTATTATGATGCGCGACCCTGAATTTGGTCCCATCCGCTTGCGTGCATTTGGTTCATACAACTTCCGTGTACAGGAAGATCCCATTCCATTTATAAAAAATGTGGCAGGCACAAGTGGCGAGTTCACCACAGAAGGCATAAGCGAGCAGCTTCGCAATTTTGTGATAACCAAGTTTACCGACTATTTGGGCGAATCTAAAATAGCCGCATTAGATTTGGCAGCCAATATGAATGAGTTTTCGCAAGAACTGACCATCGGTCTCAAGGATGACTTTGCTGAATATGGTATCGATCTGACCCGTTTTTTGGTAGAGAATATTTCGTTGCCAGAGGCTGTGGAAGAGGCATTAGACCGCCGCACAAGCATGGGCGTGATTGGCAATATGACCGCTTATACCCAGATGCAGTTTGCAGATTCGTTGAAAGATTCGGCAAACAATCCCGCCGGAGGTGGCAACCTTGCCGGCGATGCGATGGGTGCAGGTATTGGACTGGCTATGGCAGGACAAATGGCGGGGCAGATGATGAATCCACAAGCAGGACAGTTTCACGGAGGGCAACAGCCACCTCAACAGGCTGCACCTACTCCACCCCCAATGCCGCAACAAACGACGTATCACGTGGCAGTGGGCGGCGTGCAGCAAGGTCCGTTCCCTGTATCGCAACTTCAGCAAATGATTCAGCAAGGACAGCTTACCCGCGACACCTTGGTGTGGACAGCCGGAATGCCGGCATGGGCTGCGGCAAACTCGGTGCAGGAACTATCGCAACTATTTGGTGCGGTGCCGCCACCATTGTAA
- a CDS encoding 2-oxoglutarate oxidoreductase has product MDINSIVSPENLVYAKPEIMNDNHMHYCPGCSHGVVHKTIAEVIKELDLQEKTIGIAPVGCAVFAYKYLDIDWQEAAHGRAPALATAAKRLNPDKMVFTYQGDGDLAAIGTAETIHAANRGENIAIIFINNGIYGMTGGQMAPTTLSKMVTSTSPDGRDVQTMGSPLKILNLLALLDGVCLATRVSVHTAAAVKKAKRMIKLAFENAMAGKGTSIVEVVSTCSSGWKMTPAEANDWMAENMFPVFPIGDLKNI; this is encoded by the coding sequence ATGGATATAAACAGTATAGTTAGCCCCGAAAACTTGGTTTACGCCAAACCGGAAATCATGAACGACAACCATATGCACTATTGCCCCGGCTGTTCGCACGGTGTTGTTCACAAAACCATTGCCGAAGTTATTAAAGAACTCGACCTACAGGAAAAGACGATCGGAATTGCCCCGGTTGGATGTGCGGTTTTCGCATACAAATACCTGGATATCGACTGGCAGGAAGCCGCTCACGGACGTGCGCCCGCTTTAGCAACTGCAGCAAAACGGCTGAATCCCGACAAAATGGTGTTTACCTATCAGGGGGACGGCGACCTGGCAGCTATAGGTACTGCAGAAACCATCCACGCTGCCAACCGTGGGGAGAATATCGCTATTATTTTCATCAATAACGGAATATATGGGATGACTGGCGGACAAATGGCGCCGACAACACTCAGTAAGATGGTAACCTCCACCAGCCCGGACGGACGTGATGTGCAAACCATGGGTAGCCCACTTAAAATACTCAATTTGCTGGCATTGCTCGATGGTGTCTGTTTGGCCACCCGCGTAAGCGTTCATACCGCAGCAGCGGTCAAGAAAGCCAAGAGGATGATAAAGCTGGCTTTCGAAAATGCTATGGCCGGTAAGGGAACCTCCATCGTTGAGGTTGTATCAACCTGTAGCTCCGGATGGAAAATGACGCCTGCCGAAGCCAACGACTGGATGGCCGAGAATATGTTTCCGGTGTTTCCAATAGGAGATTTAAAGAATATTTAA
- a CDS encoding response regulator transcription factor gives MNRHRLHIAIMVHSQIIYEGLHAVLSQSDIDCVICKVDSLDDLENILPSKKVDLLIINPLLLVNREKDVRRIRKNHPNFSIVGIHLGIVDNHSLALLDSSFTIFDTLEQVLSRLQKTGTNSELKFPSNDDNLTERELDVLTQLVHGYSNKEIADSLNISIHTVVTHRKNITAKTGIRSQSGLTIYAISKKIIQIEDVDLQSH, from the coding sequence ATGAACAGACACCGGTTACATATCGCCATCATGGTGCATTCGCAGATTATTTACGAAGGATTACACGCGGTACTTTCTCAATCGGATATTGACTGCGTAATCTGTAAAGTGGATTCACTGGACGATTTGGAAAATATTCTCCCTTCAAAAAAGGTAGATTTATTGATTATCAACCCTCTACTATTGGTGAACAGGGAGAAGGACGTAAGAAGGATCCGGAAAAATCACCCCAATTTCTCCATCGTTGGAATTCACTTAGGCATTGTCGATAACCATTCACTGGCGCTGCTCGATTCGTCTTTTACCATTTTCGACACATTGGAGCAGGTTTTGTCCAGGTTACAAAAAACGGGAACCAACAGTGAATTGAAATTCCCGTCAAACGATGATAACCTGACTGAAAGAGAACTTGATGTACTTACCCAATTGGTTCACGGTTACTCCAACAAGGAAATTGCCGACTCGCTCAACATCAGTATCCATACGGTAGTTACCCACCGGAAAAACATAACAGCCAAAACCGGCATACGGAGCCAGTCGGGATTAACCATATACGCTATCTCCAAAAAAATTATTCAAATCGAGGATGTTGACCTGCAAAGCCATTGA
- a CDS encoding 2-oxoacid:acceptor oxidoreductase family protein, producing the protein MLQEIVISGFGGQGVLSMGKILAFSGIMEDKEVSWFPAYGPEQRGGTANVTVIISDKPISSPVVNQYDVAIVLNQPSLDKFEEKIKPGGALIYDDYGIRHKARRKDINVYRIKAMDESMKMNNTKVFNMIVLGGLLKISPMVQLANVMEGLKKTLPERHHKLLPMNEEAIMKGMDIIELEQEADCL; encoded by the coding sequence ATGTTGCAAGAAATTGTTATTTCGGGATTTGGCGGCCAGGGAGTTTTATCGATGGGTAAAATTCTTGCTTTTTCCGGTATTATGGAAGACAAAGAGGTGTCCTGGTTCCCGGCTTACGGGCCCGAACAACGTGGAGGAACGGCCAATGTAACCGTTATTATCAGTGATAAACCCATCAGTTCACCGGTCGTTAACCAGTACGACGTGGCCATCGTGTTGAATCAGCCTTCGCTGGATAAGTTTGAAGAAAAGATAAAACCGGGCGGAGCACTTATATACGACGATTACGGAATTCGCCATAAAGCCAGGCGTAAGGATATCAACGTTTACCGGATTAAGGCTATGGACGAATCCATGAAAATGAACAACACAAAGGTGTTCAATATGATTGTATTGGGCGGATTACTTAAGATATCACCCATGGTTCAGTTGGCAAACGTTATGGAAGGGTTAAAGAAAACGTTGCCTGAACGTCATCATAAGCTTTTGCCAATGAATGAAGAAGCCATTATGAAAGGAATGGATATCATTGAGTTGGAGCAGGAAGCAGATTGCCTGTAA
- a CDS encoding 3-methyl-2-oxobutanoate dehydrogenase subunit VorB, which translates to MTEDVTLMKGNEAVAYAAIRYGVDGYFGYPITPQSEIIETLMEAAPWKTTGMVVLQAESEVAAINMVYGGAACGKYSMTSSSSPGISLKQEGISYLAGAELPCLIVNVQRGGPGLGTIQPSQSDYFQTVKGGGHGDYRLITLAPNSVQEMADFVSLGFDLAFKYRNPAMILTDGVIGQMMEKVKLPEYRRRRTEQEIREQCPWATLGKTKDRGPNIITSLELDAALMEKNNERFQAKYRVIEQEEVRYQETACEDADYLLVAFGSAARICLKTIDMARKEGIKIGLLRPITLWPFPSNILNTYADKVKGMLTVELNAGQMVEDVRLAVNGKVPVEHYGRLGGIVPTPDGVLDALKEKIVK; encoded by the coding sequence ATGACAGAAGATGTAACATTAATGAAGGGAAACGAAGCTGTTGCTTATGCGGCAATCCGCTACGGTGTAGACGGATACTTCGGTTATCCCATTACCCCACAATCCGAAATTATAGAAACACTTATGGAGGCCGCTCCATGGAAAACTACAGGGATGGTTGTCCTACAAGCTGAAAGTGAAGTAGCGGCCATCAACATGGTATACGGTGGTGCCGCTTGCGGAAAATATTCCATGACCTCTTCCTCGAGTCCGGGAATCAGCCTTAAGCAGGAAGGAATTTCCTACCTTGCCGGCGCGGAGTTGCCCTGTCTTATCGTAAATGTACAGCGTGGCGGACCGGGATTAGGCACAATTCAACCTTCACAGTCTGATTATTTTCAAACCGTAAAGGGCGGGGGGCACGGTGACTACAGGCTAATCACGCTGGCTCCCAATTCCGTTCAGGAAATGGCAGACTTTGTATCGTTGGGTTTTGATCTGGCGTTCAAATACCGTAATCCGGCCATGATACTGACCGACGGTGTTATCGGGCAAATGATGGAGAAAGTGAAACTTCCGGAGTACCGGCGTCGCCGTACCGAACAGGAAATTCGCGAACAGTGTCCGTGGGCAACACTTGGAAAAACAAAAGACAGAGGCCCCAATATCATAACTTCACTGGAGTTGGATGCAGCTCTCATGGAAAAAAACAACGAGCGTTTTCAGGCAAAATATAGGGTAATTGAACAGGAAGAGGTTCGTTATCAGGAGACTGCATGCGAGGATGCCGACTATTTGCTGGTTGCCTTCGGTTCGGCAGCCCGTATCTGTCTTAAAACCATAGATATGGCTAGGAAGGAGGGCATAAAGATTGGGCTTCTCCGCCCCATAACGTTGTGGCCTTTCCCAAGCAACATACTCAATACATATGCCGATAAGGTGAAAGGTATGCTGACTGTGGAACTCAATGCCGGACAAATGGTGGAAGATGTGCGATTGGCCGTAAACGGGAAAGTACCCGTTGAGCATTACGGACGTCTGGGTGGAATCGTTCCTACTCCCGACGGAGTATTGGATGCATTAAAGGAAAAAATAGTAAAATAA
- the sucC gene encoding ADP-forming succinate--CoA ligase subunit beta, with protein MKIHEYQARELLASYGLPVDKAYICRNVDDAVRAYQELDTPLVVVKAQVHTGGRGKAGGVKLAQNEIELRQHVANILWMDIKGFIVDRVLIGKAVNIASEYYVSYVIDRKSKSTILMLSREGGMDIEEVARNTPEKIHKIVIDPLIGIPDYLAREAAFKLFDDIKLVREAATIFQKLYRLFVDTDASLAEINPLVLTEEGLIKAIDAKMTFDDNALYRHPKIAALFEPTEEEKKEQNAKSKGFSYVHLGGEIGCMVNGAGLAMATMDMIKLYGGEPANFLDIGGSSNPTKVIEAMKLLLSDKNVKVVLINIFGGITRCDDVARGLLEAFSQIKTDIPIVIRLTGTNEKEGRALLEGTEFHLAETMGEAGKKAVELAN; from the coding sequence ATGAAAATTCATGAGTATCAGGCAAGAGAATTATTAGCATCTTACGGATTGCCGGTAGACAAAGCATATATCTGTCGTAACGTTGATGACGCAGTGCGCGCATACCAGGAGCTGGATACTCCGTTAGTGGTTGTAAAAGCGCAGGTCCATACCGGAGGTAGGGGGAAAGCTGGAGGGGTGAAACTCGCCCAAAATGAAATAGAACTCCGCCAACATGTAGCCAACATCTTGTGGATGGATATCAAAGGCTTTATCGTTGACAGGGTGCTTATCGGTAAAGCGGTGAATATTGCTTCGGAATATTATGTAAGCTATGTCATCGACAGGAAATCTAAATCTACCATCCTGATGTTGAGTCGCGAAGGGGGAATGGATATTGAAGAAGTGGCACGCAACACTCCCGAAAAAATCCATAAAATAGTTATCGACCCGCTTATCGGTATACCAGACTACCTGGCACGAGAAGCTGCTTTCAAACTGTTTGACGATATCAAGCTAGTCCGTGAAGCAGCAACAATTTTCCAAAAGCTATACAGGTTGTTCGTGGATACCGACGCATCGCTGGCAGAGATCAACCCTTTGGTGCTCACCGAAGAAGGCCTGATTAAAGCCATCGACGCAAAAATGACTTTCGACGACAATGCCCTTTACCGTCATCCTAAAATTGCGGCTCTTTTTGAACCGACAGAAGAAGAAAAGAAGGAGCAAAACGCTAAAAGCAAAGGTTTCAGCTATGTGCATTTAGGCGGTGAAATAGGTTGTATGGTTAACGGTGCCGGACTGGCCATGGCGACGATGGACATGATAAAACTGTATGGCGGAGAACCAGCTAACTTCCTGGATATCGGTGGAAGCTCAAATCCTACAAAAGTCATTGAAGCCATGAAGCTTTTACTAAGTGACAAGAATGTAAAGGTGGTACTGATCAACATCTTTGGAGGGATTACCCGTTGCGACGATGTAGCCAGAGGATTACTGGAAGCCTTCAGCCAGATAAAAACCGATATTCCTATTGTTATCCGTTTAACCGGAACCAATGAAAAAGAAGGCCGCGCCTTATTGGAAGGCACCGAATTCCACTTGGCGGAAACCATGGGTGAAGCAGGGAAAAAAGCCGTTGAGTTGGCAAATTAA
- a CDS encoding 4Fe-4S dicluster domain-containing protein, producing MAKVQGYVVVNTQRCKGCNLCVVSCPTDVLELQPREVNDRGYHYVYMKNPEECIGCFNCGTVCPEGCLTVYRKRLDK from the coding sequence ATGGCAAAAGTACAAGGTTATGTAGTTGTTAATACGCAACGTTGCAAGGGTTGCAATCTTTGCGTTGTGTCATGTCCTACGGACGTGTTGGAATTACAACCGCGGGAAGTGAATGATCGCGGCTATCATTACGTTTACATGAAAAACCCGGAAGAGTGCATCGGTTGCTTTAACTGCGGAACCGTTTGTCCCGAAGGATGTTTAACCGTTTATCGTAAACGATTGGATAAATAA
- a CDS encoding DEAD/DEAH box helicase, with product MLFTELPLCDALQDGLQAMNFKETTPVQEQAIPVILRKKDVIACAQTGTGKTAAFLLPLLNNLQTEPHEHHKVNAIIMAPTRELAQQIDQQMEGFSYFTPFSSVAVYGGNDGDAWEVQKKGLLSGADVVIATPGRLLSHINLYNIDFSGVKYFILDEADRMLDMGFFDDIMKIEKLLPKDRQTIMFSATMPPKIQQLAKTILHYPEEITIAVARPPETILQTAYICYESQKIEIVKQLFSDKKPNKVILFSGKKQKVKEIAKTLRKMGLSADAMHSDLEQTERNSVMHEFRNERVDILVATDIVSRGIDIDDISLIINFDVPYDAEDYVHRIGRTARAGDSGMAITFVSPDEQLRFSRIEKFLQKNIYKIPVPPELGDVPEYNPEKRRKEGRKHSDKPQRGIGKKRTQESTEKKAQKKTSKKTQSRPDKNNQTGS from the coding sequence ATGTTATTTACCGAACTTCCACTGTGCGATGCCCTTCAAGACGGGTTACAGGCAATGAACTTCAAAGAAACTACACCTGTCCAGGAGCAAGCCATACCCGTTATTCTCCGGAAAAAAGATGTTATCGCCTGTGCACAGACGGGAACAGGTAAAACAGCTGCCTTTCTGCTTCCGTTGCTGAACAACCTGCAGACCGAGCCGCACGAACATCATAAGGTAAACGCCATTATCATGGCACCTACCCGTGAGTTGGCGCAACAAATCGATCAGCAGATGGAAGGATTTTCGTACTTCACACCGTTCTCATCGGTAGCCGTTTACGGTGGCAACGATGGGGATGCCTGGGAGGTACAGAAAAAAGGGCTGCTTAGTGGTGCCGATGTGGTGATTGCCACGCCGGGCAGATTGCTGTCGCACATCAACCTGTATAACATTGACTTTTCAGGCGTGAAGTATTTTATTCTGGATGAAGCTGACCGGATGCTCGATATGGGTTTCTTCGACGACATTATGAAGATTGAAAAATTGTTACCGAAAGATCGCCAAACGATCATGTTTTCAGCAACAATGCCCCCAAAGATCCAACAACTGGCAAAAACTATTTTACACTACCCCGAGGAGATTACCATCGCTGTGGCGCGTCCGCCCGAAACCATTTTGCAAACAGCCTATATTTGCTATGAATCGCAGAAAATTGAGATCGTTAAACAGTTGTTCTCCGACAAAAAGCCCAACAAAGTAATCCTTTTTTCAGGAAAGAAACAAAAAGTCAAGGAAATTGCCAAAACGCTTCGTAAAATGGGACTGTCTGCTGACGCCATGCATTCTGATCTGGAACAGACAGAACGCAATTCAGTCATGCACGAATTCCGCAACGAAAGAGTGGATATTCTGGTTGCTACCGACATCGTTTCACGGGGTATCGATATCGATGACATATCACTTATCATAAACTTTGATGTACCCTACGATGCAGAGGATTATGTTCATCGCATCGGACGTACGGCACGCGCAGGAGATTCGGGAATGGCCATAACGTTTGTCTCGCCCGACGAACAACTTCGTTTTTCAAGGATCGAGAAGTTTCTACAAAAAAACATCTACAAAATACCCGTTCCCCCGGAGTTGGGTGACGTTCCCGAATACAATCCCGAAAAACGGCGAAAAGAGGGCAGAAAACATTCTGATAAACCTCAAAGAGGCATAGGGAAAAAACGCACCCAGGAATCAACGGAGAAAAAGGCACAAAAAAAGACTTCTAAAAAAACACAAAGCCGGCCTGACAAAAATAATCAAACCGGCTCCTGA
- a CDS encoding nitroreductase family protein produces the protein MQDFNTLLINRRSYRKYADGPLAGDAVQLILEAALLSPTSKNKHSWEFVVVEDREMLAKLSRCKAQSAAFIADAALAVVVLGNPLETDAWIEDASIAAINMQLQAEELGIGSCWVQVRNRDFSETITSGEYINGILDVPMPLEVLCVISFGKKEKPRSPNNGDQLLWEKVHLGKYTF, from the coding sequence ATGCAAGACTTTAACACACTTCTGATCAATCGGAGAAGTTACCGGAAATATGCGGATGGACCCTTGGCGGGAGATGCTGTTCAACTTATCCTGGAAGCAGCGTTGCTTTCACCCACCTCCAAAAACAAACATTCCTGGGAGTTTGTGGTCGTGGAAGACCGGGAGATGCTTGCAAAACTTTCCAGGTGCAAGGCTCAGAGCGCTGCTTTTATTGCAGATGCGGCACTGGCGGTTGTGGTTCTTGGAAATCCGCTTGAAACCGATGCTTGGATTGAAGATGCCTCTATCGCTGCCATCAATATGCAGTTACAGGCCGAAGAACTGGGGATCGGCAGTTGCTGGGTACAGGTCAGGAACCGTGACTTTTCTGAAACAATCACTTCCGGAGAATACATTAACGGGATACTCGATGTCCCTATGCCGCTGGAAGTGCTCTGTGTCATTTCTTTCGGGAAAAAAGAAAAACCCCGTTCTCCCAACAATGGCGATCAGTTGTTGTGGGAAAAGGTGCATCTGGGAAAGTATACGTTTTGA
- a CDS encoding TonB-dependent receptor, translating to MNKKIIYSIIAGMLISTMVVFSQRGHHVLTGKITDENNNELVGATVYIEELGVGDDTNASGDYRIEHISGGRHRIMVSYMGYKPLTKEIDFKRGEQTRRENFNLKPDERMLVEVEVFGGRRERPEKMEALTRIPLRLDEQVQSVSVISQKMIAEQGAMTLNDAVRNAPGLGTFATYGNTSESITSRGYRGIPVVKNGVRIHSDFRGQGFLSDMQGVETVQVLRGSAAIAQGIGNDIGSAGGVVNVATKTPRFVNSGNLGLRIGSWGQVRPTFDIQRVLDVHGHAAFRINGAYERADNYRVHVSKDRFYVNPSFAWRPDEKTNIVLEMDYLHDSRTPDQGTVNLSADSVNNIYKMPADKFLGFSSDRQFTNTLTYMAHLTRELGNGFSVRVAYAGADLNSRSVRGHVSALRSAGTTGKYNLRSRNYSGGQRSDKNGVFQADLIGKDIQTGSVKHTFNVGFDYRWSDVSTVSTNSVTVDTIDVLQAIPNVMPNVVLKDSDPSTSQSYSYGLLLQEVMTFNRYLKVSLGLRYSQVNGLSDNVVSSTGGDVWDPLFGIIVTPYENFNLFASYTTTTSLRGAANLLEDRVTPVGPTREKQVEVGLKTEWLDNRLRFNATYFHIQNNNLTYSLLNDAGQNTGYYMKAGNLKREGVELELTGRLLKNLDVVAGYSYLDAAYHDSPYYHAGSAPMNTAKNTANGWVNYSIFDGVLCNLSFGLGMYYVGQRPLAEYTYRVVPGHAVQANTRPFLADAYTTVNAQVGYRFRNYRIRVFMNNLFDSTGYTAYYRGGYLNPTDPRNVAVALNYQF from the coding sequence ATGAATAAAAAAATAATATACTCAATAATTGCCGGAATGCTGATAAGCACGATGGTTGTTTTTTCCCAACGCGGTCACCATGTGTTGACGGGGAAAATAACGGATGAAAACAACAATGAGTTAGTGGGGGCAACCGTTTATATTGAAGAATTGGGCGTCGGAGACGATACTAACGCGTCGGGGGATTACCGTATCGAGCATATTTCCGGCGGACGACACCGGATTATGGTGAGTTATATGGGTTATAAACCGCTTACGAAAGAAATAGATTTTAAACGGGGAGAGCAAACCCGAAGAGAAAATTTCAACCTGAAACCCGATGAACGGATGTTGGTGGAAGTGGAAGTGTTTGGGGGGCGGCGCGAACGTCCCGAAAAAATGGAAGCGCTCACGCGTATACCGCTTAGGTTGGACGAGCAGGTGCAAAGTGTATCTGTGATATCGCAAAAAATGATTGCCGAACAAGGCGCGATGACGCTCAACGATGCTGTGCGAAATGCACCCGGACTGGGGACTTTTGCCACTTACGGCAATACATCGGAAAGCATTACTTCGCGTGGTTATCGGGGGATCCCCGTGGTGAAAAACGGGGTGCGCATCCATTCCGATTTTCGTGGGCAGGGTTTTCTTTCGGACATGCAGGGGGTTGAAACCGTGCAGGTGTTGCGCGGTTCTGCCGCCATTGCGCAAGGCATCGGGAACGATATTGGTTCGGCAGGGGGGGTAGTGAACGTTGCTACCAAAACACCCCGTTTTGTCAATTCCGGGAACCTGGGCTTGCGTATCGGCAGTTGGGGACAGGTTCGCCCCACGTTTGATATCCAGCGTGTGTTGGATGTGCACGGACATGCCGCTTTCCGCATCAACGGAGCGTATGAACGGGCGGATAATTACCGTGTACATGTCTCGAAAGACCGCTTTTACGTGAATCCGTCATTTGCGTGGAGACCTGACGAAAAAACCAACATTGTGCTTGAAATGGATTACCTGCACGATTCGCGTACCCCGGACCAGGGAACCGTGAACCTGAGTGCCGACAGTGTGAACAATATCTACAAAATGCCGGCCGATAAGTTCCTGGGTTTTTCAAGCGACCGTCAGTTTACCAACACCCTGACATACATGGCGCACCTCACGCGCGAACTTGGAAACGGTTTCAGCGTGCGTGTGGCGTATGCCGGTGCCGACCTGAACTCGCGTTCCGTCCGGGGCCATGTTTCGGCATTGCGATCTGCGGGCACAACAGGTAAGTACAACCTGCGATCGAGAAATTACAGCGGCGGACAGCGAAGCGACAAGAACGGAGTCTTTCAGGCAGACCTCATTGGTAAAGATATTCAAACCGGCTCTGTGAAGCATACGTTTAACGTAGGGTTCGATTATCGCTGGTCGGATGTTTCCACTGTCAGCACCAATTCCGTTACCGTAGACACGATCGACGTGCTGCAAGCTATTCCCAATGTCATGCCCAATGTCGTGCTTAAGGATAGCGATCCGTCCACGTCGCAATCCTACTCCTACGGTTTACTGTTGCAGGAAGTAATGACGTTTAACCGTTATCTGAAAGTGTCGCTAGGATTACGATATAGCCAGGTGAACGGATTGAGCGACAACGTTGTCTCGTCTACTGGCGGTGATGTGTGGGATCCGCTGTTTGGCATCATCGTTACACCGTACGAAAATTTCAACCTTTTTGCATCGTATACGACAACTACATCGTTGCGTGGCGCCGCAAACCTTCTTGAGGATCGTGTTACGCCCGTCGGCCCCACGCGTGAAAAGCAGGTTGAAGTGGGGCTGAAAACGGAGTGGCTTGACAACCGCCTTCGTTTCAATGCGACCTATTTCCACATCCAGAACAACAACCTGACCTATTCGTTGCTTAACGATGCCGGACAGAACACGGGTTACTACATGAAAGCCGGAAATCTGAAGAGGGAAGGTGTGGAGCTGGAACTTACAGGGCGTTTGCTGAAAAACCTGGATGTCGTGGCGGGCTATTCCTACCTGGACGCCGCTTATCACGACAGCCCCTATTATCACGCAGGGTCTGCTCCGATGAACACCGCCAAGAATACTGCCAACGGATGGGTAAATTATAGTATTTTTGATGGCGTCTTATGCAATCTTTCCTTTGGCTTGGGCATGTATTACGTGGGCCAACGCCCGCTGGCCGAATATACCTATCGCGTTGTGCCTGGACACGCTGTGCAGGCAAACACGCGTCCATTTCTCGCAGATGCATATACTACCGTGAATGCGCAGGTAGGTTACCGGTTTAGAAATTACCGCATCCGGGTGTTTATGAACAATCTGTTCGATTCCACGGGCTACACAGCATATTATCGCGGTGGCTACCTCAATCCGACAGATCCTAGGAATGTTGCGGTGGCGCTGAATTATCAGTTTTAA
- a CDS encoding HAD hydrolase family protein yields the protein MSAINYDLTKIKSFIFDVDGVLSCQTVTLAEDGQPMRSTNVRDGYAIHHAIRSGLDVAVITGGRSEIVRRRLESLGVRHIYLKSYDKTEQLKEYMDKTGFDPEEIIYVGDDIIDYLVMKKVGLPVAPADACPEIKDISIYVSPVKGGEGVARDVIEQVMKVQGKWMVNDAFFW from the coding sequence ATGAGCGCAATTAATTACGATCTTACCAAAATTAAGTCGTTTATCTTCGATGTGGACGGAGTCTTGTCCTGTCAAACCGTAACGCTTGCCGAAGACGGCCAGCCGATGCGGTCAACCAACGTGCGGGACGGTTATGCCATTCATCACGCGATACGTTCTGGACTGGATGTAGCAGTGATAACCGGAGGACGTTCGGAAATTGTCCGCCGCCGCCTGGAGTCACTCGGTGTAAGGCACATCTACCTGAAATCGTACGATAAAACCGAACAGTTGAAGGAATATATGGATAAAACCGGCTTCGACCCGGAAGAGATCATCTATGTGGGCGACGACATTATCGATTATTTGGTCATGAAAAAAGTGGGTTTACCGGTGGCTCCTGCAGATGCTTGTCCTGAAATTAAGGATATTTCCATTTACGTTTCACCCGTCAAGGGTGGTGAAGGAGTTGCCCGTGATGTCATTGAACAAGTGATGAAAGTCCAGGGCAAATGGATGGTGAACGACGCGTTCTTTTGGTGA